A part of Tigriopus californicus strain San Diego chromosome 10, Tcal_SD_v2.1, whole genome shotgun sequence genomic DNA contains:
- the LOC131888755 gene encoding axoneme-associated protein mst101(2)-like, with protein sequence MRIKVLIVLFLVQACWAAPEFQSDSDLAHGEHNHHHHHEENHTSDKTDQDPNSVSSQKKELLGQDAKNCRLVKESKPIGKLCFNEPECREVCVDSTKQVCRPHSEEKCTIRNVKRCNTIQEERCVQKAVDKVENVCTDTVEQQCATKYNQECTTTQEEQCRTEYEQVQDQECQTVNRKKCTVVNDRQCQQVFRKHCTTVFDTQQKQQCQQVPERKCRTVTNTVVDTVVETVVNQVCQESFEDVCDTVVITTTKKVPDQECVVVDENKCSTVWETKFDTQCQTTQEQRCQTRLETVYSTVNEKQCNDVYEDVCNTVNTQQCKKVKETVCDNGGSQGSSGGGSGLAQFNADSVAASYNVLDEEYGVPTAPLCQQVEKEQCVNVPSTQCNKVKRTQCNDVPRRVPHQVPREVCETVPKVDCRKVAKRIPNQVCKTVPSQRCRQVTRDVPVNVPQRQCHKVPKKDCRNVPQKVPKQVPRQVQSQECKNVLKNVCNSVPIKVPRQECQDVPEQSCRDVPRQECTEVPEQACRTINRSVPKQVCETVPRKNCRQVPQEVCRDVPKRECRPVSQKVEQNICETVPKEVCTDVPKEECRTVTQNKCQDMPVKKCSQQCDDVYWCKVCNQK encoded by the exons ATGAGGATCAAG GTTCTCATAGTCCTGTTTCTCGTTCAAGCCTGTTGGGCGGCGCCCGAGTTCCAgtcggattcggatttggcACATGGCGAACacaaccatcatcaccaccatgaAGAGAACCACACCAGCGACAAAACGGATCAAGATCCTAATAGCGTTAGCTCTCAAAAGAAGGAGCTTCTGGGACAGGATGCCAAGAATTGCAGACTAGTGAAGGAATCCAAGCCCATTGGCAAACTCTGCTTCAACGAGCCGGAATGTCGCGAGGTCTGCGTAGATAGCACCAAACAGGTTTGCCGACCTCATTCTGAGGAGAAATGCACCATCCGTAATGTGAAGCGTTGCAACACCATTCAAGAAGAACGTTGCGTTCAAAAGGCCGTGGACAAGGTAGAAAATGTCTGCACAGATACCGTGGAACAACAATGTGCCACCAAATACAACCAGGAATGTACCACCACCCAAGAGGAACAATGCCGAACCGAATATGAGCAAGTTCAGGATCAGGAATGCCAGACTGTCAATCGGAAGAAGTGCACTGTCGTCAACGATCGACAATGCCAACAAGTGTTCCGCAAACACTGTACCACGGTATTTGACACCCAGCAGAAGCAACAATGCCAACAGGTGCCCGAGAGGAAATGCCGGACGGTCACCAACACGGTGGTCGATACCGTCGTGGAAACGGTTGTCAACCAGGTGTGTCAAGAGTCGTTCGAGGATGTTTGTGACACTGTCGTCATCACCACCACGAAGAAAGTCCCGGATCAAGAATGCGTCGTTGTGGACGAGAACAAATGCTCCACTGTTTGGGAGACCAAGTTTGACACACAGTGCCAAACCACCCAGGAGCAGCGATGCCAAACGCGTCTGGAGACCGTCTATTCCACGGTCAATGAGAAGCAATGTAACGACGTCTATGAAGACGTCTGTAACACCGTCAACACACAGCAATGTAAGAAGGTTAAAGAAACCGTTTGCGACAACGGCGGAAGTCAAGGCAGTAGTGGAGGTGGCTCGGGGTTGGCCCAATTCAACGCCGACAGCGTGGCCGCATCTTACAATGTTCTTGATGAGGAATACGGCGTCCCCACCGCTCCCCTTTGTCAACAAGTCGAGAAAGAGCAATGCGTGAATGTACCCAGCACTCAGTGCAACAAGGTCAAGCGCACTCAATGTAACGATGTTCCTCGTCGGGTTCCCCATCAAGTTCCCCGGGAAGTGTGCGAGACCGTCCCCAAAGTGGACTGCAGAAAGGTGGCCAAGCGGATTCCTAATCAAGTTTGCAAGACCGTGCCTTCTCAACGATGCAGACAAGTGACCCGAGATGTTCCTGTCAATGTTCCCCAAAGGCAGTGCCACAAGGTGCCCAAAAAGGATTGTCGTAATGTCCCTCAAAAG GTTCCCAAGCAAGTTCCGCGACAAGTCCAGTCCCAGGAATGCAAGAATGTGTTGAAGAATGTGTGCAACTCGGTTCCGATCAAGGTTCCTCGACAAGAGTGCCAAGACGTTCCCGAGCAATCCTGTCGCGATGTTCCCCGCCAAGAATGTACCGAGGTACCCGAGCAAGCCTGTCGCACCATTAATCGTTCCGTCCCGAAACAAGTGTGTGAGACTGTTCCACGAAAAAACTGTCGACAAGTCCCACAAGAGGTCTGCAGAGATGTTCCCAAGAGGGAATGTAGACCCGTGTCCCAGAAGgtggaacaaaatatttgcgAAACCGTCCCGAAAGAG GTTTGTACTGACGTTCCCAAGGAGGAGTGCCGTACTGTCACACAAAATAAATGCCAGGATATGCCCGTGAAAAAGTGTAGCCAACAATGCGACGACGTCTATTGGTGCAAGGTCTGCAATCAGAAATGA